A window from Pseudomonadales bacterium encodes these proteins:
- the dnaN gene encoding DNA polymerase III subunit beta, with the protein MKFAITREALLQPLQQVIGVVERRQTLPILANVMLEVNSGLLAVTATDLEVELIGKIALEQPHEEGVTTVPARKLLDICRSLPDGASIEIETAEGRLHLRAGRSRYRLATLAAEEFPNVDEGQAPALAAFAVAQSILKRLIEKTSFAMAQQDVRFYLCGMLLEISGGAGQLRGVATDGHRLAMYTVENIESVATGLLSNRVQAIIPRKGTLEIARLLKESEEPVRVQLTQHHLRIESSDVVIISKLVDGKFPDYEKVIPRGGDKVLLGERLALRDAFNRAAILSNEKYRGVRMQLDRDTLRLIASNPEQEQAEEELSVHYQGPQMEIGFNVGYLTDALAALDQNEARFTFSSAESSVLIDVPNDASGCYVVMPMKL; encoded by the coding sequence ATGAAGTTCGCGATAACGCGGGAAGCTCTGCTGCAGCCACTTCAACAGGTCATTGGCGTGGTCGAGCGGCGGCAGACGCTGCCGATTCTGGCCAATGTGATGCTGGAGGTGAACAGCGGCCTTCTCGCGGTCACGGCTACCGATCTCGAGGTGGAGCTGATTGGCAAGATCGCGCTGGAGCAGCCCCACGAAGAGGGAGTGACCACGGTCCCGGCACGCAAGTTGCTGGACATCTGCCGCTCGCTGCCCGATGGCGCGAGCATCGAGATTGAAACCGCAGAAGGCCGGCTCCATCTGCGTGCCGGGCGCAGCCGTTATCGCCTGGCGACGCTGGCGGCCGAAGAGTTCCCCAATGTCGATGAGGGACAGGCGCCTGCGCTGGCCGCCTTTGCAGTGGCACAGAGCATCCTCAAGCGGCTGATCGAGAAGACCAGCTTTGCGATGGCACAACAGGATGTCCGCTTCTATCTCTGCGGCATGCTGCTGGAGATCAGCGGCGGTGCGGGACAATTGCGGGGGGTGGCAACCGATGGCCATCGGTTGGCGATGTACACAGTGGAGAACATCGAATCGGTGGCTACGGGGCTGTTGTCGAACCGGGTGCAGGCCATCATTCCGCGCAAGGGCACTCTCGAAATCGCCCGGCTGCTCAAAGAGAGCGAGGAGCCGGTGCGAGTGCAACTGACCCAGCACCATCTGCGCATCGAGAGCAGCGATGTCGTGATCATCTCCAAACTGGTCGATGGCAAGTTTCCCGACTACGAAAAGGTCATTCCACGCGGTGGAGACAAGGTGCTACTGGGTGAGCGGCTGGCGCTGCGCGATGCATTCAACCGTGCGGCGATTCTGTCGAACGAAAAATATCGCGGCGTGCGCATGCAACTCGACCGCGACACGTTGCGGTTGATTGCCAGCAATCCGGAACAGGAGCAGGCCGAAGAGGAGCTTTCGGTCCATTACCAGGGCCCACAGATGGAGATTGGCTTCAACGTCGGCTACCTGACCGACGCCTTGGCTGCACTCGATCAGAATGAAGCCCGCTTCACCTTCAGCTCCGCGGAGAGCAGCGTTCTGATCGATGTGCCGAACGATGCCAGCGGCTGCTATGTCGTGATGCCGATGAAGCTGTGA